The Rahnella aquatilis CIP 78.65 = ATCC 33071 genomic sequence CCAGTTGCCCGCACACACTTTGCGGGGATTCCTGATAACGGGCGGTCGGCGTACATTCTCCGACTGCGGTAAATTTGCCGTCCGTCAGGGAAACACGCACCACCGTGACGGCAGTGCGTGTACCACGGGAAATCGCAAAGGGTTTTGCCAGCGGAAGTTCAACGGTCTGGAAAGTCATCTGGATCATCAGGCGTTTTCCTTGATCCATTGCGCGATGTTTTTGATCCCGAAGCGCACCGGATCGGTAGCCGGTACGCCAAATTCTTCGCTGATCTCCGCCAGCGCAATTTTGGCTTCTTCTTCACTGACAGAGGACGTGTTAAGCGAGAAACCGGCGAGTCTGACATCGGGGCTGGTCAGGCTGGCAGCCGCCAGATTGGTATCGAGGCACTGGCGCAGTGTTGGCATAAACTGATGCGGGAGATGGCGCATATGCGGGCGGCCCAGTTCATGGCACATCACCAGTAAATGCGCCTGCGCGCCGTGGATCAGGCCCATGCTGACACCGGCAAAAGACGGGTGATACAGCGAACCCTGCCCTTCAATGATGTCCCAGTGATCGTCATCATTGGCCGGGGAAAGCGCTTCGACAGCACCGGAAATGAAGTCGGCAATCACCGCATCAATGGCAATCCCGGCACCGGCCACCAGTACGCCGGTCTGGCCGGTAGCGCGGAAGTCAGCGTTTAAATCCAGCTCGCGCATGGCGGCTTCAAGCGCCAGCGAAGTGTACATTTTGCCCACGGAGCAGTCAGTACCGACAGTCAGGATGCGTTTGCCGCTGCGTTTTTTACCGGTGCCGGTATCCAGTTCCGGTTGCATGTGGCGCACATCGAACAACTGCACATTATTTTCTGCGGCCAGCGCGACCAGCTCAGGAATGTCATTCAGCCCCTGATGCAGGCCGTTCGCCACATTCAGACCGGCGCTGATCGCCGCTTTTATCGAATCAATCCAGTGTGCCGGTAATTTACCGCCGGAGTTTGCCGTACCCAGTACCATGGTTTTCGCGCCCTGCGCTTTTGCCGTGGCGATATCCAGATCCGGTAACCCTAATGATACAGAATCTGTCGCCAGACGAATCTGCCCGACGCAGGCTTCAGGACGCCAGACGTGAATACCGCGCGCGGTTTTTGCCGCCAGCGGATCCATCACATCACCAAGGAATAAAAGATACGGCTTTGGAATTTGCTGCATGTCAGTTTCTCCGGGATTATTTTTCTAATGGGGTTTTAATCAGACTGCAGAGAATATTCCATGGCTGACACTGGCTGACGAATACTTGTTTGGGGCTGGGGTATAACCTGAGGCTATAGCTTTAGCTATATGAATTTATTGTTGTTATTTAAGATGGGGAGATGACGTAAAGACGGGGAATGACAGGCACAAAAAAAGGCAGAGCCAATGAACTCTGCCTTTGCGATTACCTTTTTCAGACACAGAATGGGGTAATAATGTAATCCACTAACTTAGAAGCGGTAAGTCAGTGCTACAGCAACGATGTCGTCAGAGCTTACGCCCAGTTTATTGTTGTCATCGATCTGATTGATCATGTAGTCAACATAGGTATACATGTTTTTGTTGAAGTAGTAAGTCGCACCGATTTCGAAGTATTTGACCAGGTCAGCATCGCCAACGCCTTCAACATCTTTCGCTTTAGACTGCACGTAACCGATTGACGGACGCAGGCCATTTTCAAACTGATACTGTGCAACCAACTCATAACCCTGAGTTTTGTTAGCGTAACCACCCTTGATCGGTGCCAGATTGCGGGTTTCGTTATACATTGCAGAGAGATAAATCTGGTTTGCGTCATATTTCAGCGCAGTTGCCCATGCAGAAGCTTTATCACCAGCACCGATTGTGGAGCTGGTTTGTGCATTAGTACGGTCAGAAGAAGAACCCGCAATAACTGCACCGATACCAGAACCTGCGATATCTTCATAATCGATGGATGCACCGTAACCGTCACCGTTGCCTTTAGACGCTGAACGACCGTCGTTTTCGTTTTTACCCTGATATTGCAGTGCAATGTTCAGGCCGGTAACCAGACCGAAGAAGTCCTGGTTACGGTAAGTGGCCAGGCCATTTGAACGACCTACCATGAAGTTGTCATTGTTAGCCGTATCACCACCAAACTCAGGCAACATATCGGTGAAGCCCAGTGCGTCGTAAACCACACCGTAGTTACGGCCGTAATCAATAGAACCGAAATCTTTAATTTTCAGGCCAGCAAAGCCCAGACGCGTTTTAGTCCCTTCGGTACCGCCGTGGCTGCTCGTAGTCCCATCTGAATTCAGGGTAGTTGAGGTACTTTCAGTATGGTTAGCCTGAATATTGTATTCCCACTGGCCATAACCGGTCAGTGTGTCGTTAATTTGAGTTTCGCCTTTAAAGCCCAGACGCGCATACGTCATGTCGCCGTCAGAACTTTTATCATCGGAGAAATAATGCTTAGCGGTTACACGACCATACAGGTCCAGTTTGTTACCGTCTTTATTATAAATTTCACTCGCATTTGCGGTAGATCCCACTGCAATTAAAGAGACCGCTAAGGCCAACACACTGCGCTTCATCATTATTTAAGTTTCCTTGATTTTTTTATAAAGGAGTTCTCATGCCCGCTTTCTTTTATAGGTCTGGAATATCGGGCTGTGAGTATTTGTACATGTTTTTAAATACGTCTGTCTGTAAAGCGATTCGAACCTTAACACTGAGCACGAAAAGTTAAAATGGAAAAGTTCGCCTCAATAAGTCTTTTTAGCGTAAAGAGTTGTAACATTATGTTTCTATCATAAGTCGCTAACCCGCTGATTATATGCGGTTTTAGCATAACGTTTTGCACCACAACAGTGCGGTGCGCTTTTTTGGTGCAAAACAGCACTCACTTTGTAAAGTTGTTGCAAGCCAGATCACCTTTATCAAAAGGTTTTTAACTGTTAACAATCGTTAATGAATTACGGCGAGATTATGAGGCATTGCATTTAAATGGTGCATAGCAGAGTAATTATCACAAGGGTAAGTTCATTATCACATTAATAGAAAAAGCAGCCATAAGATTTTTGTACGACTGAATTTTTTTAGTCTTAGGATTTTTAATAAAGCCATTGAACAAAATAAAGCCAAATTAAAGGCAATAATAATTACCTGCGTGATTTAATTGAACGAAATTGAATATTTTTCCCTGACCGAATTGCGTCATTTTTATTCAAAACGGGCTTTTACTAAAAGAGAAATATTAAAAGAGAGCGTACATCGGAAAAGGATCGGGAAATGTTGGGAGAGAGTTTGATTTTGAGCGGCGATTAATTCGCCGTTTAAACCCTCTCCTTTTGCAGGAGAGGGAGCCACAGTATTAGCGGAACTGTGCGGCGTGAAGTTGTGCGTAGCGCCCCTGAAGAGCCAGCAGTGATTCATGTGTACCCTGCTCAACAATGCCTTCTTTATCGACCACAATAATGCGGTCAGCATTTTGAATCGTTGCCAGGCGATGGGCAATCACCAGCGTGGTCCGGCCCTCAGAAAGCTCCGCCAGCGATTGCTGGATAGCCTGCTCGGTAGCCGTATCAAGTGCTGACGTCGCTTCATCCAGTATCAGGATCGGTGGATTTTTCAGGAAAATTCGCGCAATTGAAAGACGCTGTTTCTGCCCGCCGGAAAGTTTCACGCCCCGCTCACCAATGACCGTGTCCATGCCGAGCGGCAGGGCGTCAATCACGTCATCAAGCCGTGCGCGGCTGGCGGCCAGGCGGATTTCGGCTTCGCTGGCATCGAGCTTACCGTAAGCAATATTCTCGCGGATCGTTCCGCCAAACAGGAACACATCCTGCTGCA encodes the following:
- the dgcN gene encoding N-acetyltransferase DgcN — translated: MQQIPKPYLLFLGDVMDPLAAKTARGIHVWRPEACVGQIRLATDSVSLGLPDLDIATAKAQGAKTMVLGTANSGGKLPAHWIDSIKAAISAGLNVANGLHQGLNDIPELVALAAENNVQLFDVRHMQPELDTGTGKKRSGKRILTVGTDCSVGKMYTSLALEAAMRELDLNADFRATGQTGVLVAGAGIAIDAVIADFISGAVEALSPANDDDHWDIIEGQGSLYHPSFAGVSMGLIHGAQAHLLVMCHELGRPHMRHLPHQFMPTLRQCLDTNLAAASLTSPDVRLAGFSLNTSSVSEEEAKIALAEISEEFGVPATDPVRFGIKNIAQWIKENA
- a CDS encoding porin OmpC, giving the protein MMKRSVLALAVSLIAVGSTANASEIYNKDGNKLDLYGRVTAKHYFSDDKSSDGDMTYARLGFKGETQINDTLTGYGQWEYNIQANHTESTSTTLNSDGTTSSHGGTEGTKTRLGFAGLKIKDFGSIDYGRNYGVVYDALGFTDMLPEFGGDTANNDNFMVGRSNGLATYRNQDFFGLVTGLNIALQYQGKNENDGRSASKGNGDGYGASIDYEDIAGSGIGAVIAGSSSDRTNAQTSSTIGAGDKASAWATALKYDANQIYLSAMYNETRNLAPIKGGYANKTQGYELVAQYQFENGLRPSIGYVQSKAKDVEGVGDADLVKYFEIGATYYFNKNMYTYVDYMINQIDDNNKLGVSSDDIVAVALTYRF